catcactgttgccatggtaacgggTCACTGATCAGTATGACATCTGTACTACTACTTTGAgaaaaatcagtttataaataatatttctaataattatatctttttgccTGATTTTCTGTCTTACCAGTTACAAAGAAATATGCCGATGAGTCAAGGTTAATGTCCTAGATTTGTCATGCTATCTAACTCGATATCCAGTAAAtctattttgtacaaaaaaaagcCATAAGAGTTTTGCAAAAAAACTGTTATCTTTAAACTCTGTCTGTAcactagaaaatgttgacagtatATTAACTTCACTTTCTAGATGTTAATTTTGGCTAAATTTATCAAGGAactatcaaaattggatttaacaactGTGTTGCCATAGAAACGATTTTTAGGGGAAAATAATTTGTGCTAATATGAAAGAAAGAAgcagaaagaaataaatttaataaactgcatgttgtgtttgatatttcatcatatattttcttttcatattattttaagaaggaGTTTGCATTAAGATATTCTGTCTCTATTTTGATTCAGTTAGACGAAAATATGGTGTCCGAAAAGCGGTAATTTCTCCATAACAATGGCTGATTTCTATTgtcaaattgcaaatttttactttgaacaCGATAATCTGTCAGATTAGCTGAAAACCCCATTTTCGAACAAAAtcgcatttgggccaaaaatctcatgTCCTGACacatatacatagagtctatatacatacagtccacataattatgcaatcttgtgtgcatcaaattgcaatgtactgtgtcagtgtatgtcggggtacattcatcacattcagtgatagctctagttagttCAGTATCAAAATCAATATCATTAAATGATAAGAGTTTTTGTGGTGAATATTCGAAGTAATTCCAATCTGTCAAAATTAGTGTTTAGAATTTACTGATTTACTTACCTTATGAATATTCCGATCTGCTAAACGTACACGTGCACCGACAGCAAATGTCTGAGGTGATTTTAGGTCTGAAACGAAATGACATTATTTATAATTCTGCTATACTTTGTTTTCTCTTAcgactgaaactgttttattctTGAGATCATCtgtaaaaataagtttcagatgcgctaaagaaaatattatttacatcTTATATGAACACGTGGTGGAAATATCATTTTGCTCAAAAAGGTTAAACCTTCTAGACCAGAAAATAACCATGAGGGGTATTCGGAAATTTTCCGTGACATGTgacataactttaaatttttaacagTCTTCTAATATATATTTCACATTCACAGCTATGATTTACTGCAGACAAGTTACAATAGAGCAAATAGCAAGTTTTCCGCAATATCAGCGCAGTGTGGGAGGGGCAAAGTAAGACAACAGAAGTATTTCCAGAATGATGCACACGCTTCTCGTATTCATGGAATCGAGATTCGAAACAGTCcttgaaattttcttgttgatTTCTCCTGATAGATTCACAAATAACGACGGGCATGTCATTGATTTCATTAGAACGCGGGCCTGGTAATTGTCCCATGAGAGAACACCACGATGACCTtctaaaaatatgatttttaaacatGCCCTTCGTAAAATCGAATTAGATATTCGTCTAATGAAACTACATAAACACTTGATTAAccctaagcctgctggcggcaagtgagcttgcttttgcgaccagtacagaccaagatcagccttcatatccgtgcagtctgctcatggtctgctctgttcgctTTTTAGTCAGTATCGCTTTGCTAAGCACcttattaacagttaatggtacagtccaaattagAAGACGGAAAAGttcattatgaaaatttaaaaataataaattttaaattatgatgTAGAAATGTGTGTGGCAAGAACAGTCTTAGAGCATATTTTAATACTTTGAGTTAATATGAGTTTGGTATGATTAATGGGCTATGTGCTCAAACatttacatacacatttttaagttatattaGCGTTGGGAAAACAAAATAGATGTATATATTACTATTTTTTGTATATGACTTCACAATTATCAAATTGCCCATGAAAATTACaactcaaaaaataaataaaatgttatactaGTATCAAAGAGACCTAAACAAAAACTATCATGGAAATCCGGTGTAGGAACGGATGGAAAAGAAGAAAGCTCTAACAGACTCTTAACATCTCTAACAGACTGGTCCTGGTCGTATTACaaaagaccggtggtgacatttcaaATCCACGATTTTTCTATTTCACGATTTTTTGACTTCACAATTTtacttcacaatttcacgatttctcgatttcacctcacaatttcacgatttctcgattttatttcacaatttcacgatttctctGTTTAGTCTCGCAATTTTACGAAACCAAGAAATCGTGCAATTCTTCAGTAAAATCTAGAAATCGAGATAATGCAATGTAAAATCAAGAAATCATAAAGTCGGGAAATCGAGAAATCAGGAAATCGTAAAAGTGTGAAATTGTGAAGTAAAATCGAGAAATCGTGGAAAAGTGAAATTTTGAAGTAGAATcgagaaatcatgaaatcgtgaaatagtgaaattctgAAATTAAATCGAGAAATCATAAAATGTTGAAGCATAATTAAGAAATCGTGAATTTGAAATGTCACcaactgttttttttattgttgaaaatagTTTGGTTTTAGATATAAAGCTACTAAAATATCTAGAATATAAATTTCACGATCTATGAGCGGGGATTTTGATAACAAATCCAGCCCAGAACAGGTAGAAATGGTCGATTCATATGGCAATACACCAGTTGTTCTTTGCTATTTATCAATGAATCatatataattgaaatactaCTTATCAATGACTCATAGAGTTACAGTTAAAAGATCGAATGTTATAAATTGATATTGCCTCTGAATAAGTAGTAATATAATAATGCCAAACCACTTTTCTTCTTGTCTCTTGTTTTCCACACAGGCTCCTCCTCAAGATGAATAGACTTGTCTTGTTCTTCCCTAGGCAGTTTCATAGCTTCTAAACTGGCATTTACTGCGCTAACTTTAGTTGTAATTCGCCCGAAATTGTGTATGGAGCTACGTAGATGCATCTGCTTTTCTGGTACAAATACAAATTCTTTGGTACAATTTGTAGTTTGCACTCTGGATACTCCCTGCTCTATAGCAAGAACTAAGGGCTTGCAATTTACAGTCTGAATAAACAGTGCACTGTCCGAGTATAGTTCTTTGTTTAGGATTTGTTCAATTTCAGTAATTTTAGAAGAAAGAAGTTGACAATCCTGTTCCAGCTTGGTCAGAAGACTGGCGTTCCTATTTTCAATGTCCTTTGcctcatttattatatatatttctgcCTTATCTAAATAATCGTTGACATCTTTTCTAAATTTTCTTACATCTTTCAATGCTCTTTCATACATCGATTTAATAGCTTTCTGGTTTTCATGGACCTTTATCTTGTTGTCATCATTTGATACCGAAAGCCCTTTAAGCTTTTTCTTCAGACACTTGAAATCTTCAGTGACTTCATATCCTTTAGCAAAGCCTTTTATATTTTCAGGGTTGCATCCACTATGATCTGGTATCATACACTCGCCACATCCTACAATGTCATGTGTAcgacaataaaattttatttgttcattagtATGACGGTTACACTTCTCAACATTTTCAGCACTTTTATGAGccactttcaaagacaaacaTTGTGTGTCAACCAGAACGTGATTTCTGCACTGTTTAGCTTTTAAATGGTGCCGAAAGCATGTGTTACACATATATTCTTCACATTCGCGGCATATTCCATTCGCTGTGGTTGCAACATTCTCACCCTTGCATGGTTCACATTCCTTTTCAAATTCTTCAACAATCAGTTCCTCTTCTTCAGTAACTCTTTTTCCGGCGACTTCCATATTTTCGGTTATTTTTCACAAATGAAATAATAATCCAACGTTTATACCATGAGTTATATCAACCATCCAACTTTCGACTTGCTGAATATCTACacgtttcaaattataaaatgttaataCGTATACGCCAAAAATACTTGCTACTATCCGTTTTATATGCATAAACAAACAATGCACATCTCTGCgtttgtttatttcatgtaaagcAATATTGAAACAGTTTAACacgtaaaatgttttataaactacTTCATTTTACACCCGACTATCATAATTCAATACACTCCTTCGTAAGGACATTTGATATGTTATCTTAATATGTAAACCCTGGCCGATCGATTCGTGTCACTGTTTTTAAGCCGTGACAGCAATTCAAAATTTAACTATAGTGTAAGGTTATATTATTAAATTCAATACTTAATGTATACTGTAAACGCACAATCTAATTCGAGCGTTTGGTGAGCGACTGTATATATAATATGtgagtgtgcgtgcgtgcgtgcgtgtccGCTTGTTATCGTATTTTTCAACAAACTCATATATATATAACCATGTCTTCTTTTAGCAATGAACACAAAGTCTaaatttatagtgctgcctcattggaatatcatGACACGTGTCATGATACCCAATCCGATCACATTAAACTGACATTTGGTCGACCAGTCCTTACGTCTTTAGTATGAGTAGAAAGCAAACCCACAACCTCACGGCCTCAAAGCGGATGCTCTATCACTAGGTTGCCTAGTTTgtcattaaatgaaaacaatcaatgaaaTTGCCAAGGATTGTTACATCTTTGCCTAATATTTAAAGAACCATGATGGCAATATACGCTAGTTACCACAGTAATACTGCTATATTACCGAAAACTCAGCTTCTCTTCATTTGGAAAATTCCAATCTATTTAATGTTCTATAATAGAGTTCCCCCAATGTCACTGACAAGAAGGATGATTGGCAGAGTGTCATTACAAGACACAACTTCACCAGGTATTATTATTCCGTTGTTTACTCTGTATACATACgatgtattttctaatataaaaaATGGCAAGCGATGGTTTTCGTGTTAAGGGGACACAGattctgaaattagaaaaaagtgggtggggtatgacaAAATTTTCCTGCAAAAAAGTACAGTTTTAGTACATggaatggatactgtttcaactgttataagtacacaaagaaTTGCTCacgaaaataaaaatgagaaaaactcaaacaagaaagttattgttgaattacatacgacttattgtgtacattcaaagtcaacaattaatatatttgtgcgaaaataatagtgctttaccttgtcaaaacatttatcaatatcctacagattctaattcactgtctttattttcattttgcatatgtaagctaaaacacattatttagtttgtttaaaaagtagtgcatatgaaaagatatgattgtcaaggaatgccacattccaaaactaagagtatattccccttaaaacattaaacatttatcgttacataagtcgagtggcttacaataagggtcTAGAAATGGttcaattattaattttcaacttggtattcatgaactacaatgcacttaaatataaaaacacattcaacagacttttgaaaatgtattgtcttaaaaatccctaaaatgaggtatgaaatttggttgagatgTCAAATcaatgtgcaaaagtaacattctaaacttattactaatacacagcaggaatgtcaatgatcaaaactggacgaaaatagagttatcctcactttaatgtcatttataatttgtcattgaattctccaccatacttttcataactctgtttgcacgagttgcacgagactgctgtcattcacgtaaaaacgcggtcagacaagttgtaaatgcaatatcatctaaacgaaATAAATTGTTTATGCCGTTCAAGAAAACCTTTATcccataacgtaatgaacaagtataatgttgtaacaacaactacaCTTACACTGATCTAGATAGCAGTCGggttataagtgactttattgattcattttgtgttttgttattgttgtcaaaaagtataacgaaagtgcctcacaactgaagcggaaacgagtttgatgcgcaaagtagtccactgtaagtaatattttttgataaatgtccatagaaattaataattttttgatattaaagacgaatatttgaataggattcgttatttgataagaaattataatcatcgacgtttttttttaaaaaatcatacacgtgctgacacctaagttgtctcccgttgtttattagagttacttttcgtccggcgcagtaatacattttgcagtgaatcgccgagaagtcgtgggaaaattaagaACCAtataataaactaaaattaaccaccttttcaagatcaatttcaagtgaccgacattatgcatttaaccaaccagacctgtgtagcatcttagatatctgttctaaggtattcattgtgtagaatatcatgttatgcccttgcaatgctattcccactttgattttttttgtttacattttttatcaatgagaaagatggcGTCCATCGCGagttgaaatgacgtggcgttaattttttacattttaagcaaacctggtgcgttagaaagaaaatctcatcccttcaacattaattgtgacactggtattgtaaaaaacctgtttttttccttatacaaaagctaaatattttttgttgaatatactttcacaaagacctctgttttcctactacattcatagtaccacacccttatccacaaagtactgaatattacaggtgtccatcagtattatatcagtttaggaatatgttttttatcttcccaccatcaatttcttgaatatgcaccccttcctcatttctgtatgaactgtgaatgtagcaatatgcgtccccttaaaggaTAAAAGTTACACTGCCATTCAGTTTTCCTGCAATCAATACTATAAAATATTAAAGAGAAGGCACTAgcaaatattattatttgaagCGCATCTGTTTGCTCCGATTATGATAGGCCCACTAGGTCAGTTATTTACTAGATATGCATGATAAAGTGAGATGTTCGTTAGAGTAACCTAGGCGTTTGTATCTATCTAGCTTACGTGGAAGCtttgaatatttatttctttaaagaaaaacgTCAGTGC
This DNA window, taken from Mercenaria mercenaria strain notata chromosome 19, MADL_Memer_1, whole genome shotgun sequence, encodes the following:
- the LOC128550891 gene encoding E3 ubiquitin-protein ligase TRIM71-like codes for the protein MEVAGKRVTEEEELIVEEFEKECEPCKGENVATTANGICRECEEYMCNTCFRHHLKAKQCRNHVLVDTQCLSLKVAHKSAENVEKCNRHTNEQIKFYCRTHDIVGCGECMIPDHSGCNPENIKGFAKGYEVTEDFKCLKKKLKGLSVSNDDNKIKVHENQKAIKSMYERALKDVRKFRKDVNDYLDKAEIYIINEAKDIENRNASLLTKLEQDCQLLSSKITEIEQILNKELYSDSALFIQTVNCKPLVLAIEQGVSRVQTTNCTKEFVFVPEKQMHLRSSIHNFGRITTKVSAVNASLEAMKLPREEQDKSIHLEEEPVWKTRDKKKSDLKSPQTFAVGARVRLADRNIHKFNMGGPGTVTAVHTNPGQVSVTWDATGLKTVHGISQLKLI